The Excalfactoria chinensis isolate bCotChi1 chromosome 10, bCotChi1.hap2, whole genome shotgun sequence genome has a segment encoding these proteins:
- the LOC140256750 gene encoding ciliary microtubule associated protein 1A-like: MPASMDGAWVGTWRPHRPRGLISAQFPSPGPQYSIPGTTGYVGHSPTKNRAPAYTFRGTKRPAAESCGPGPCYFVEPAITRNGKYVVPGTHLRGRPTTKTTVTPGPSDYRTEAANRHVFKCPPVQSMAFRREPLRTDRPPGPGTYTLPRLMGPNTAYTSASPCYSMRGRSQRGRFDEDLAKTPGPAALPKVAVDVYKTRAPAYTMPARPKQGEGKAVKPGPADYSVGRVTLIKPQAPASTFGIRHSLYTTPLIVE; this comes from the exons ATGCCTGCCAGCATGGACGGAGCTTGGGTGGGGACCTGGAGACCTCATCGTCCACGTGGCCTCATCTCGGCCCAGTTCCCCAGCCCCGGGCCCCAGTACTCCATCCCGGGGACAACAG gTTACGTGGGCCACAGCCCCACCAAAAACCGTGCCCCCGCGTACACCTTTAGAGGGACCAAACGGCCTGcggcagagagctgtgggccaGGTCCCTGCTACTTTGTGGAGCCGGCCATCACTAGGAATGGCAAGTACGTGGTTCCAGGCACCCACCTCCGGGGACGACCCACGACAAAGACCACCGTCACCCCCGGACCGA GTGACTACCGCACCGAAGCTGCCAACAGGCACGTCTTCAAGTGCCCACCGGTGCAGTCCATGGCCTTCCGGCGGGAGCCCCTCCGGACAGACCGCCCTCCAG GTCCTGGCACTTACACACTGCCCAGGCTGATGGGGCCCAACACAGCCTACACATCGGCCAGCCCCTGCTACTCCATGAGGGGAAGGAGCCAGCGCGGTCGCTTTGATGAGGACCTTGCCAAG ACTCCAGGTCCTGCGGCGCTCCCCAAAGTGGCTGTGGATGTGTACAAAACCAGGGCGCCCGCATACACGATGCCAGCCCGACCAAAACAGGGAGAGGGCAAAGCAGTGAAGCCCGGGCCAGCAGACTACAGCGTAGGCCGG GTGACGCTGATCAAGCCCCAGGCACCTGCCTCCACTTTTGGGATCCGGCATTCCCTCTACACAACCCCTCTCATCGTGGAATAA